A genome region from Geothermobacter hydrogeniphilus includes the following:
- a CDS encoding SLC13 family permease: MSIALVLIILLTAIILYATEWIRMDLVSLMVLLAVGITGLVTPQEAFSGFSNPAVITVAAMFVLSAGLTHTGALGPVGERLLQISGNSEVRMIAAIMFASALFSAFINNIGATAMLMPLVTAVAQKSRLSPSKLLIPLAFGSLLGGVCTMIGTPPNILVNELLKQHTGQEFSMFSFSPVGLVLLACGILFMLLIGRHLLPERKAGSLTEAYQVKEYISEVELLENSPLIGKTISGCGLERDFGLQIRALLRGKEKFPFPHRNRKLQSGDILFLEGDPSGILKVREKKGLQLVQEAEHPIPIEASKEEIVVVEAALTPTSEMVGKTLRDVRFADTHGLTVLGIWRKGAPVVKKVDHVVLRFGDVLLLQGTRQRAIHLGHDHGFLLLGNVDRVPFRPRRGPAAILILLGVVVLATSSLMPIMLAATLGALAMVLIRCLTIKEAYEAIDWSIIILIAGTLPLGIAMERSGTARLLADFMLNLLGPLGPWAVLSGLFLATFLLTAVMSNAATAVLIAPIAFEAAIDLGVNPQPFYMTVAVAASASFLTPVSHQSNALVMGPGGYRFVDYLKVGTPLNLLIWLVGSLLIPLVFPF; this comes from the coding sequence ATGAGCATCGCCCTGGTCCTGATCATCCTGCTGACCGCCATCATCCTCTACGCCACCGAGTGGATCCGCATGGATCTCGTCAGCCTGATGGTGCTGCTCGCGGTCGGCATTACCGGCCTAGTGACCCCGCAGGAAGCGTTTTCCGGATTTTCCAACCCGGCGGTGATCACCGTCGCGGCGATGTTCGTCCTCTCGGCCGGGTTGACGCACACCGGCGCCCTCGGTCCTGTCGGCGAACGCCTGTTGCAGATCTCCGGCAACTCAGAAGTCCGTATGATCGCCGCGATCATGTTCGCCAGCGCGCTCTTCTCGGCCTTTATCAACAATATCGGCGCCACCGCCATGCTCATGCCGCTGGTCACCGCCGTCGCCCAGAAGAGCCGGCTGAGCCCCTCGAAGCTGCTCATCCCGCTCGCCTTCGGTTCGCTGCTCGGCGGCGTCTGCACCATGATCGGCACGCCACCCAACATCCTGGTCAACGAACTGCTCAAGCAGCACACCGGCCAGGAGTTCAGCATGTTCTCCTTTTCCCCGGTCGGCCTGGTGCTGCTGGCCTGCGGCATTCTCTTCATGCTGCTTATCGGCCGCCACCTGCTGCCGGAACGCAAAGCCGGTTCCCTCACCGAGGCCTACCAGGTCAAGGAATACATCAGCGAAGTTGAACTCCTGGAAAATTCCCCGCTGATCGGCAAAACCATTTCCGGATGCGGGCTGGAACGTGATTTCGGTCTGCAGATCCGGGCCCTGCTGCGCGGCAAGGAAAAGTTCCCGTTTCCTCACAGAAACCGCAAACTGCAAAGCGGGGATATCCTTTTCCTGGAGGGGGATCCGTCCGGCATTCTCAAGGTGCGGGAAAAAAAAGGACTGCAACTGGTCCAGGAAGCGGAACACCCCATTCCGATCGAAGCAAGCAAGGAAGAGATTGTCGTTGTCGAGGCCGCTTTGACCCCGACGTCGGAGATGGTCGGCAAAACCCTGCGTGACGTCCGCTTTGCCGACACCCATGGACTGACGGTACTCGGCATCTGGCGCAAGGGCGCGCCGGTGGTGAAGAAGGTCGATCACGTAGTGCTGCGCTTCGGTGACGTACTGCTGCTGCAGGGAACCAGGCAGCGGGCCATCCATCTCGGCCATGACCATGGCTTTCTGCTGCTCGGCAACGTCGACCGGGTTCCCTTCCGGCCGCGCCGCGGTCCGGCGGCCATCCTGATCCTGCTGGGCGTCGTCGTCCTGGCGACGTCCAGCCTGATGCCGATCATGCTGGCAGCCACCCTCGGGGCGCTGGCGATGGTTCTGATCCGCTGCCTGACGATCAAGGAGGCCTACGAAGCCATCGACTGGTCGATCATCATCCTGATTGCCGGCACCCTGCCCCTGGGAATCGCCATGGAACGTAGCGGCACGGCACGCCTGCTGGCTGATTTCATGCTCAACCTGCTCGGCCCGCTCGGCCCCTGGGCGGTTCTTTCCGGGCTGTTTCTGGCCACCTTCCTGCTCACCGCGGTGATGAGCAACGCCGCCACCGCGGTACTGATCGCGCCGATTGCCTTCGAAGCCGCCATCGACCTCGGCGTCAACCCGCAACCGTTCTACATGACCGTCGCGGTGGCCGCTTCGGCCAGTTTCCTGACTCCGGTCAGCCACCAGTCCAACGCCCTAGTGATGGGTCCGGGCGGCTACCGTTTCGTCGACTACCTGAAGGTCGGCACCCCCCTCAACCTGCTGATCTGGCTGGTCGGCAGCCTGCTGATCCCGCTGGTTTTCCCGTTCTGA
- the thiE gene encoding thiamine phosphate synthase codes for MEPPPLYLITDRRAVADGNLLHSVAEALDGGARLVQLREKDLPAAQLLPLAEKLRRLTADYQARLLINDRVDVALACEADGVHLGGHSLPVAVARDLLGAERLIGVSTHSLAELHAAEAAGADFVTFGPVFATPSKLPYGTPVGLAALAEACHAGRLPVYALGGIDRNNLAAVRNCAAAGFACIRAILAAKEPEPATRELLISWNRDGGNISL; via the coding sequence ATGGAGCCCCCGCCCCTCTACCTGATCACTGACCGCCGGGCGGTCGCCGACGGCAACCTGCTGCACTCCGTCGCCGAAGCCCTTGACGGCGGGGCGCGACTCGTCCAGTTGCGCGAAAAGGATCTGCCGGCGGCGCAACTGCTGCCGCTGGCGGAAAAGCTACGGCGGCTCACCGCCGACTATCAGGCCCGTCTGCTGATCAACGATCGCGTTGATGTCGCCCTGGCCTGCGAGGCTGACGGCGTCCACCTCGGCGGGCACTCACTGCCGGTCGCCGTCGCCCGCGACCTGCTCGGTGCCGAGCGGCTGATCGGCGTCTCCACCCACAGCCTCGCTGAACTTCACGCCGCCGAAGCCGCGGGGGCCGATTTCGTCACCTTCGGCCCGGTTTTCGCCACGCCCTCGAAACTCCCCTACGGCACCCCGGTCGGACTCGCCGCCCTGGCCGAAGCCTGCCACGCCGGCCGGCTGCCGGTCTACGCCCTCGGCGGCATCGACCGGAACAACCTGGCCGCGGTCAGAAACTGCGCCGCCGCCGGGTTCGCCTGCATTCGCGCCATTCTCGCGGCGAAGGAACCGGAACCGGCCACCCGTGAACTTCTCATCTCCTGGAACAGGGATGGCGGTAACATTTCCCTGTAA
- the thiH gene encoding 2-iminoacetate synthase ThiH — MSFLNIIQQYTPARVEEAIAAMTAADVERALAAEHLSETDFMALLSEAAEDYLEPLAQKAHRITRRRFGNTILLYAPLYLSNECHNGCRYCGFSAGNKLPRRTLNADEIEADARVLAKQGFRHVLLLTGEAPKVAGVDYLVAAVERVRPLFSSIGIEVFPMEKDEYARLVAAGVDTLTVYQETYNPELYEQLHPFGRKRDYAWRLATPERGGAAGLRRIGIGALLGLGPFRSEAFFTGLHGRYLARHFWRSQLSVSFPRMRPADGGFQPPVTVSDRHFVQLICAMRLLLNDAGLILSTRESAELRDHLLPLGITQMSAGSCTAPGGYSGAERATEQFAIDDERTPAEFAAMLREKGYDPVWKDWDGLFLRPDAHAANH, encoded by the coding sequence TGAGTTTTCTCAACATTATCCAGCAATACACCCCGGCACGGGTCGAGGAGGCGATCGCCGCCATGACCGCCGCCGACGTCGAACGCGCCCTGGCAGCCGAACATCTGAGCGAGACCGATTTCATGGCGCTGCTCTCGGAAGCCGCGGAAGATTACCTGGAACCGCTGGCGCAGAAAGCCCACCGCATCACCCGGCGCCGGTTCGGCAACACCATCCTGCTCTACGCGCCGCTCTACCTGTCCAACGAATGTCACAACGGCTGCCGTTACTGCGGCTTTTCCGCAGGCAACAAGCTGCCGCGCCGCACCCTGAACGCGGACGAAATCGAGGCCGACGCCCGGGTGCTGGCGAAACAGGGATTCCGCCACGTGCTGCTGCTCACCGGTGAGGCGCCGAAGGTCGCCGGGGTCGACTACCTGGTGGCGGCGGTGGAACGCGTCCGTCCGCTCTTTTCATCGATCGGCATCGAAGTCTTCCCGATGGAGAAAGATGAGTACGCGCGCCTGGTCGCCGCCGGCGTCGACACCCTGACTGTCTACCAGGAGACCTACAACCCCGAACTCTACGAGCAGCTGCATCCGTTCGGCAGAAAGCGGGATTACGCCTGGCGCCTGGCCACACCGGAACGGGGCGGCGCCGCCGGCCTGCGGCGGATCGGCATCGGCGCCCTGCTCGGCCTCGGACCGTTCCGCAGCGAAGCCTTCTTCACCGGTCTGCACGGCCGCTACCTGGCCCGCCACTTCTGGCGCAGCCAGTTGTCGGTGTCCTTCCCGCGCATGCGTCCGGCCGACGGCGGTTTCCAGCCGCCGGTGACGGTCTCCGACCGCCACTTCGTGCAACTCATCTGCGCCATGCGCCTGCTGCTGAACGATGCCGGTCTGATCCTCTCGACCCGGGAAAGCGCCGAACTTCGCGACCACCTGCTGCCGCTCGGCATCACCCAGATGAGCGCCGGCAGCTGTACCGCACCCGGCGGCTACAGCGGCGCAGAGCGGGCAACCGAACAATTCGCCATCGACGACGAACGGACTCCGGCCGAGTTCGCGGCGATGCTCAGGGAGAAGGGTTATGACCCGGTCTGGAAAGACTGGGACGGCCTCTTCCTGCGGCCCGACGCGCACGCCGCAAACCACTGA